GGAGTTTGATTTTGCATTCATATTACATATGATGAAAAATGTCTTGGGCATTTCAAATGAATTGTCACAAGCATTGCAAAGAAAAGATCAAGACATCACTGAAGCTATGAACTTGGTTAACATCACAAAGCAACGATTACAAATTATGAGGAATGATGGATGGGAGTCTTTATTGCAAgaagtaattttattttgtaatatgcATGCCATTAATATTCCTCATATGGAAGATATATTTTGTTCCAAGGAGAAGTCACGACACGGAAACAAAGCTCAAGTTATCACAATAGAGCATCATTATCGTGTTGAGTTATTTTATACTGTCGTGGACATGCAGCTTCGGGAACTGAATGATCGTTTCACTACGACAAATACTCAGTTGCTCCTTTCTATAACATGTTTGAGTCCAACCAAATTGTTCTCTAATTTTGATAAGACAAGGCTGATCGAATTTGCAAATTTTTATCCATGTGAGTTTTCTCCAACTGATTTAGTGATGCTTGATAATCAGCTTGAGACTTACATCAATGATGTGCGTAATGATGTTGAATTTGCCTCTTTGAAAGGTATCAATGATCTTTCAGAGAAGTTGGTTGAAACTGGAAGACATATTGTTTATCCATTAGTATATCTTCTTCTGAAGTTGGCTATGATTTTGCCAGTTGCCACAGCAACCATTGAAAGAGCTTTTTCTGCTATGAAGTTTGTGAACAACATGTTGCATAATCAAATAGGGGATGAATGGATGAATGATTGTCTAGTGACTTATATTGAGCAAGACATGCTCAACAACATTGATAATGAATTGATCATTGAACggtttcaaaatatgaaattgCATAAAGAACAATTATAAGGTACCtttgttatttatttgattagatatattaaaaaaaaaaagtaagctCATAATTCAGATCATTGTGAAGAACACTACAAGCTAAAAAGGAGCAACCACAAGTATTGAATAGTAAGCTCATTGCAACTTTCAGGAGAATCTAGTCTTCCCAAAAAGAAGCCAATATTGAACACATTTTTCATCAGTAGTCACTATGTTCATTAGTCTGATCATTTGAAGTTCATTGCTATACTAAATAGAAGCAACAATTTAAAGGGTCGTGAGTCAATCTTACATATATGATTTTCTAAATTATGTTCATGTAACAGTTGGAATACCTTTCTTTTGTTTGGGTTATCCCTTTAGTGATAATCACTTTTTGGTTCTGATGAGTTTTGTTCACTCTTCTTGAATGAAATTACTTGTGGTGCCTTTTTACAAGCTCAAACCTGTGTTGACTTCTCAATTGCTGAATTTTAAAAAGTGTATTTCATAACAACTAAAAATCTGTCCGAATATAGTTTGGAAATGGGGATGGGAATCATGACCTACGCCTCACGGAGTCTTTATCTCTGATAATATCACCAcaacataatttaaaacaaaataacacaCCATATTACTCTTATTCATATCATTTGCGCACACAAAATAgattgaaattcataaaatctACGAATAATGGAGAATGGTGATTGGAGTGGGACGGAGGACATTTTAAGGGGCATGAACTAGGAGAGGGAGAACACTCTCGCTCTGCCACATTAACATCTCTATTGAAGTGTGGGACGGAGGACATTTTAAGGGGCATGAACTAGGAGCGGGAGAACACTCTTGCTCTGGCCACACTAACATCTGTATTGAAGTGTGTTTTATTGGTGTATATACATGAAATTATGATATTTGAACACActattaaacacaaatacaaacacaactCCTTGTGGCCCTACATAATCTCTCTCTCTTCattaaatttctcatttttttttactttttcccctttttttttactttcccccctttttttactttctcttttttgtctctcttttttcagattttttttgtcttcctcTCCAAAAATAAACACATTCATCTTCCTTTTCTTCCATTTCctcctttttccttttatttacaaattttaatcaaaaatttTATGAAGTAACTTGAGCAACTTCATCTCCTCACTTGCAAGGTAACTTGGTACATTGTTTTGCTTAgataagattttttatttttttttattcatacaCGTTTTCTGGGTTCATACCTGGTTTTTCTGCTTCtggttaataatataaacattattGGTTAATGAAGTACCATAGgtggttaatgacttatttttgtctaaaaattagGGTTGTGAACTATTAATTAatcatgttaattatttttgtctaaatattAAGTTTCATCACTTTTAATCAATGATGTTTATCAGATTTGAAATTTTAAGTTTCATATTATGTGATTAATAGTGTTTAAATTCTGGGtctttctaattttttgtttctgaTTAATAGTGTAAACATTATTGGTTAATGAAGTACCATATGTGGTTAATGATcagattgaattattttttgtagtttttgtgtgacatttgcactatcaatTGAAACTTCATGGATTGTGGTACTATTGAAGATGAAGGTATCAGGGTTGACAACCTTGACGATGATGACAACGCATGTTGTTGGGAGCCTGCAACAGGGATGTGTTTTTCTTGCTTAGAAGAAGTCAAATCATTTTATGAAGAGTATGCTTCGAGAAAGGGTTTTGGGTGGAAGATTAGATCTTCAAGAAAAGTGCAAGATGGGGAGCCCTGCTACTTAATTTTATCATGCTCAAGAGAGGTAAATAATTGTCCTGCCAAGATTGTTATTAAGTTGGATAAAGATGGATTATGGTACATTACAAAATTTGAACCTAGTCATACTCACGAGACGAGTCTTACAAAGGCAAGGTTGTTCAAAGCTAACAAGAAAATGAATTTGCATGTAAAGAGAACAATACAAATCAATGATGATGCAGGAGTGAGGATCAACAAGACATTTCAATCTCTTTTAAAGATGCAGGAGGACATGAAAACGTACCATTTTGTGAAAGAGACGTGGGGAATTATGTTAACAAGGAACGACGCGCAATAGGAAAAGAAGGTGATGGAAAGACCTTGATAAGCTATTTTTGCCAAATGAGGGAACAAAATTCAGATTTTTTCTATGATATAGATTTGGATGATGATTTTCACGTAAGGAATGTGTTTTGGGCTGACGCAAGAAGTAGAGCTGCTTATGAATACTTTGGAGATGTTGTGACTTTTGACACAAACATATTTGACTAATAAGTATGACATGCCTTTTGCTGCGTTTGTTGGTGTGAATCACCATGGTCAATCAACATTACTTGGATGTGGACTGTTGTCATGTGAAGATACAGATTCATTTGTATGGCTTTTCAAATCATGGCTTCGTTGTATGCTAGGAAAGGCCCCTCTGGGTATTGTGACTGACCAATGCAAGGCTATGAAAAATGCCATTGAGTTAGTCTTTCCCACAACTCGTCATAGATGGTNNNNNNNNNNNNNNNNNNNNNNNNNNNNNNNNNNNNNNNNNNNNNNNNNNNNNNNNNNNNNNNNNNNNNNNNNNNNNNNNNNNNNNNNNNNNNNNNNNNNNNNNNNNNNNNNNNNNNNNNNNNNNNNNNNNNNNNNNNNNNNNNNNNNNNNNNNNNNNNNNNNNNNNNNNNNNNNNNNNNNNNNNNNNNNNNNNNNNNNNNNNNNNNNNNNNNNNNNNNNNNNNNNNNNNNNNNNNNNNNNNNNNNNNNNNNNNNNNNNNNNNNNNNNNNNNNNNNNNNNNNNNNNNNNNNNNNNNNNNNNNNNNNNNNNNNNNNNNNNNNNNNNNNNNNNNNNNNNNNNNNNNNNNNNNNNNNNNNNNNNNNNNNNNNNNNNNNNNNNNNNNNNNNNNNNNNNNNNNNNNNNNNNNNNNNNNNNNNNNNNNNNNNNNNNNNNNNNNNNNNNNNNNNNNNNNNNNNNNNNNNNNNNNNNNNNNNNNNNNNNNNNNNNNNNNNNNNNNNNNNNNNNNNNNNNNNNNNNNNNNNNNNNNNNNNNNNNNNNNNNNNNNNNNNNNNNNNNNNNNNNNNNNNNNNNNAATTTAGATCTAAAATGAATTGTGCTGCTTCCTTGTATACCGTGGAGGGTTCCTTTGCTACATACCATGTGTTGGAGGAAGTGTCAATTGGAGACAAACCAAAAGAACATGTTTTAAAAGTTGTGTTTAATCGAGAAAATAATGATGTCAACTGTGAATGTTCGTTGTTTGAGTTTAGAGATATTTTGTGTTGCCATGTGTTATCTGTGTGTACTCAAGAGAGAGTTAAAAATGTGTCAAATAAGTATATCTTAACAAGGtggaagaaaaatattaaaaggaaaCATTCATATATTAAGAGCAGTTATGGTGTGAAAGAATTGAAGCCACAAATGGACAGGTTTGACAAATTGTGCAAGCATTTCTATGAAGTTGCTGAAGTAGCTGCAGAGTCTGAAGATGCGACTAAGGCACTTCATGAAATATTACATCAATTTAATTCTAATGTGCCCACCATGGATACTACGATTAACAAGGTTAAAAGAAGTTCTATTGATGCTTCAAGTCCAAACAATGATAATGAAATTCACAGTCCTTTGTGGGTCAAGCGTAAAGGTCGTCCTccatcaaaaagaaaaatatatgtagTTGAAAAAATCGTAAAGAGGTCAAGGAATCAATCCAATCAACGCGATGACAGAGAGGCTACCTTTGTAAGTTTTTTTCGTCCAGAAATTATGAATCCATCAtgtacatattatattaaaatatttcttttttgtttattgaaATTTGTAGGAGAACAATACTGAAATAATGAGAAAGCATAATGAAAGTAACATCTGCATAGAATCATCTATTGAAGCTATCGAAAGTAACACGTTGGTTCGTATTTgaatttatgattgagtgtGTGGTTGTATTATTATATGTAAGATTGTGCTAACTTATTGTATGTTGTTGTTCAGGTTGGAGGTAATACATCATTCTTGGATCTTTTGTCACAATTCAGCACAACTAtgtgataaaatgtaaatattttatcaattttttatatgatattttgttgCAACAAACAGTCAAGTAAATGGATTGTATGATAATCATGTATGTGGTTTATCACATTTGTCACTTTTTTGTCATTAATGGATTTTAACAGAATGTTTGGTCATTCTTATTAGAGACatggttaatgttgtgaacCACTTGGTTAATGAATTTTAACATAATGTTTGGTCATTCTTATCAGACAAAATATAAATCGGGTTAATGGCTTAAAGAAAAatggttaatgttgtgaacaacttggttaataAAATCGAACTGAAAACTTGGGCATTCAAATCAACGAGATATAAAtctggttaatgacttaaaacaatatgNNNNNNNNNNNNNNNNNNNNNNNNNNNNNNNNNNNNNNNNNNNNNNNNNNNNNNNNNNNNNNNNNNNNNNNNNNNNNNNNNNNNNNNNNNNNNNNNNNNNNNNNNNNNNNNNNNNNNNNNNNNNNNNNNNNNNNNNNNNNNNNNNNNNNNNNNNNNNNNNNNNNNNNNNNNNNNNNNNNNNNNNNNNNNNNNNNNNNNNNNNNNNNNNNNNNNNNNNNNNNNNNNNNNNNNNNNNNNNNNNNNNNNNNNNNNNNNNNNNNNNNNNNNNNNNNNNNNNNNNNNNNNNNNNNNNNNNNNNNNNNNNNNNNNNNNNNNNNNNNNNNNNNNNNNNNNNNNNNNNNNNNNNNNNNNNNNNNNNNNNNNNNNNNNNNNNNNNNNNNNNNNNNNNNNNNNNNNNNNNNNNNNNNNNNNNNNNNNNNNNNNNNNNNNNNNNNNNNNNNNNNNNNNNNNNNNNNNNNNNNNNNNNNNNNNNNNNNNNNNNNNNNNNNNNNNNNNNNNNNNNNNNNNNNNNNNNNNNNNNNNNNNNNNNNNNNNNNNNNNNNNNNNNNNNNNNNNNNNNNNNNNNNNNNNNNNNNNNNNNNNNNNNNNNNNNNNNNNNNNNNNNNNNNNNNNNNNNNNNNNNNNNNNNNNNNNNNNNNNNNNNNNNNNNNNNNNNNNNNNNNNNNNNNNNNNNNNNNNNNNNNNNNNNNNNNNNNNNNNNNNNNNNNNNNNNNNNNNNNNNNNNNNNNNNNNNNNNNNNNNNNNNNNNNNNNNNNNNNNNNNNNNNNNNNNNNNNNNNNNNNNNNNNNNNNNNNNNNNNNNNNNNNNNNNNNNNNNNNNNNNNNNNNNNNNNNNNNNNNNNNNNNNNNNNNNNNNNNNNNNNNNNNNNNNNNNNNNNNNNNNNNNNNNNNNNNNNNNNNNNNNNNNNNNNNNNNNNNNNNNNNNNNNNNNNNNNNNNNNNNNNNNNNNNNNNNNNNNNNNNNNNNNNNNNNNNNNNNNNNNNNNNNNNNNNNNNNNNNNNNNNNNNNNNNNNNNNNNNNNNNNNNNNNNNNNNNNNNNNNNNNNNNNNNNNNNNNNNNNNNNNNNNNNNNNNNNNNNNNNNNNNNNNNNNNNNNNNNNNNNNNNNNNNNNNNNNNNNNNNNNNNNNNTTCTCTTGGGACTGCCTATTCTCCGCCACCAATCGTTGATAATCAACATAACGTACAGTTTGATTTTCTTGTTTATGCAATGCTTCATTTACCATGTCAAATTCAAGTTCTTCATTTGTGGCAGTTAACTCTTCAATTATCTTGCAAAGCGAAAAATAATTGAAACACacacattattattaaataatttatacaattaaataatataaatgcttaccatgttattttgaaatgcttttaatattgttttcttCTGACACTGTAAGATTGGCCAATTCAAAAATCTCGGGAAACTAAACTTGGGAACAgatggttcacccaatgacaagTGGTTGAACGCCCATatctaaaacaaatattaatgaCTTAATagatgtattttaatttaaagacaACACAAGATAAAAGATGGTGACATAAAACGATATTAAATATATACCTGTAGGACAGATGCACAACCtgttatgtgtgtttgtgaatcTACCTTCCCCTCTTTCAACACAATTTCAATCCTACTTAAACTTTCAACTAAAACATTATACACTGCAACACCCCAATTGTAGCTATGCAGAGACTCTAGATCATCAAGTATTTTAATATAACGAGTATTTACTCGATTTCCTGATTGGGGAAAATAGAACTCGCCAAAGGCGAGGAGTATATAAAGTCTACAAAAATTGACTTTATGCATACGATACATGTGAAGCAACACACCAATCATTTCACATGTTACTTCTTTTCCTCTAAACAACATCAATGTATCACATTCCTCATTTTCATATTCTTTCAAAGACTCACCTACTATTAGTAGTCCTATAGCTAAACATACGTCACTTGGAGTAAAATTAACTATCATACCTCTAATCTTAAATCTCCCACTACGTCCATCCCACCTACTAGCCTACTCCGACAATAAAGCACCAGAAATTTGTAAACTTTTTGGCATATCTAAAACCCATTTGAATggagttgtcataatttgaGTTCGATTTGCATTTGACAAATGAAGGTTGATTTCATGCAACAAATTTGGTAAACATGCATGTCTTGCACGTATCTGAAAAGTATGAATATATGgttaatattgataaataaattgcaacaatacaaatataactaatttataaattccttacattttttcttttgtcaGTGCCATGTCTTAAAGCATCAAAACTGCATAAAAAtaccaaaatattaacattttagtAAAATACCTCATTTATGATactaaatttttctaaattgaaatgataaagaaaaatatacttCAATATCAAGTCAACATTCATATTAACATTCTGTTTGATTACTGTTTCGGCATATAAAGTGTTGTTTGGCCAAGTCAAGAACTTCATAACTTGGTTGCTTCCAACATTCAAAAACTAGCAATTTACCTTGaaggtataataataataataatgtttttgaAACGAGAAAGACAAAAATAGAAACGAAAAAGTCAAAAATAGAAATCCTAAAAATCAAAAAATCCTAAACGAATAAGctaaaatagaaaccctaaatcaataactaaaaatagaaacaaagaagccaaaaatagaaaccctaaaaataaaaaatcccaaACGGAGaagcaaaaatagaaaccctaaatcaataacGAAAAACCCTAATGATATGGAAAAGTAAACTTACAATGAAAATACAACAAGCAAAACCAAGTGCACAGATCGAATATGGAGCAAACGAAGAAAACGGCAGAAGATCGGCAGAATCGAATGCATCAAACCAGCGAACGACAGAAATATCGGATGCAATCGACAACGACAAAGATACATAAACGAAGAAAACAATATGGAGAAGAAGAGAAGAAGATGGAATGATGGAGAACAAGATGGAGAAACAAAGAAGATGGAGAAACAAAGAAGATGGAGAAGGGAGAGAAGATAGAATGAGAAAAAAAAGGGTTTATGAGGAATAGATTAAAAATcactaaaatgactaaaatgtcccTAAGTATGTATACGTCTTTATGCTTGTATACGTATACGGTATATGTGTTTAAAGatgtgtttaaataacatttctctTTATCTCTGCTAATATCACCAcaacataatttaaaacaaaataacacaCCATATTACTCTTATTCATATCATTTGCGCACACaaaaaatagattgaaattCAGAAAATCTACGAATAATGGAGAATGGTGATTGGAGTGGGACGGAGGACATTTTAAGGGGCGTGAACTAGGAGAGGGAGAACACTCTCGCTCTGCCACATTAACATCTCTATTGAAGTGTGGGACGGAGGACATTTTAAGGGGCATGAACTAGGAGCGGGAGAACACTCTCGCTCTGCCACACTAACATCTGTATTGAAGTGTGTTTTATTGGTGTATATACACGAAATTATGATCATGTAACAGAATAATACCACTATTGAATTCTTAAAAATTGAAtgaatcatttatttttatcttagaagagatgataaattatatcataatcAATTCACAGTTGTGGGGTCTTAAGGGTAAACTGAGTGAATCATTAATCTAATATAAGATAATTCaaacacattaaatttaaaatcgttaattaataaaaattgaaaatcaagtcACTTCAGACATAATAATACAAAACCAACCAAAGCTAAAATATATTAGATTTTAGgctctaatttatttttgattctataatgtattattttttatgcagttcataaatattttatttaaaataattcttgtggtatttcttttttttttttttttgccatcaTATTATTTAGCTTATATTTAATTGATCTTTACATATTAGAAATTCAAGAGGCgaaaaaattacatgaactaAAATGAGGCgaaaaaattacatgaactaaaatgaaaaaaaaaagtatatagagatagtaaaacaaaacaacgaaatttaaataaaaaattattagaggACCActttgaaacaaataaaaacatatcAAAGATTCCATGTGGACTAACATATTTATTCCTAGTTTTTGAAAACGGTTATTTGTATCATGTGagctaaaaatagaaaaacatgCGTAGTCCATGTTTGAAATGCAAACCAAAGGCCAAGACCAACTGAACTTTATGACAAGCATTTTAAAGAGAAACGAACATAGTTTATAagcaaatttttaatttagttataaaattGAAGTACGTAATGCAATATACATAAACAATCATAGATCATGTTTCTACATACCCACATGTATAAATAGCCTGCTCAACCACACAGATCAGGAACTTCTCGCCATATACCTAATATTTTGGTCCCCAACAAGCTAATATTTTAATGACAAGTTTTGTGCAGCTTGGAAACTAGCTTGTGAAATTCCGAAAATAGGTCAAATATGATGCATAGTTTGTTGCTCGTTGGTCAAATTGAGTGCTCTCAAATAAAGAATCCATCTCACTTTTCAATTAGGTAGTATCCTCCAACTCCTAACGAGTTTAAATTGAATTGTGATGGCGCGGTTGTGTTGAATGATAAAAGGATTAATTGTATCTCCTTTGCAGCTGATTTGGGTTACTGCATCGTGGTTGAAGCTGAGCCATGTGCTATTTATAAGGTAATTGCTATAGCCTGGCGTAGAGGTTGTCATCAAATTGAAGATGAGTTAAATTCATCTATGGCTGTTTGAATCTTGCGAGATGGTTGCATTTCCAATCATTTCATCAAATTGCTCtcctttattttttagaatttaaagTTTTGTGCAACAAGGTGGATCTTCTTCGTAGACTCGTGTTTATAGGGAGGCAAATCAAATCAAGTCGTAGGTGCTCTATCAAAGTTTGGAATGTCGCTTGTTAATAGTTGTAGGTTTTTTATATAATTCCAGATTTTTTGGAGTTTGTTATTTTCAGATATTGCCTCATTTTCCGTGTGATTTCTCGTTTGTTCCTTTTCTCCACCAAAAACTATTGAATGATGTCAACACGaagtttgttttattatttaatgaggataattgtaatattaaacaaaaaagttaCATAACAGTGCACACTTGACACACGCATAATGATATTCATATTCATTTATGCCCTgtattatctttaaaaaaatgatttcgTGTGTTGTTACAAAATCTGAGATCCAAAGGAAGTAGTGGACGCATAAGGCTTGGAAATATATAAGAAAGATATAGATAAGATAGTGCGACAAAATAACACCACTTTCAAAACCCAAGTAATGGTCAGATATTACAAATTCCCAAGTTTCTTCACCGGTTGATCACAAAATATGTAGTTGACAATGAAAAGACCTACTTAATGTACTAGAGCATGTTACCATTGTTAAGAATCCACCTGAGCTGAATTTCAGGATGACTTCACGAAATGGTTGGCCAGCAATCTTGCAATCTCAGTGAACACTACTTTGTCTTTCCCATCGAAAATGGTCTTCAGCTTTTCATCGCAAAAGATCTCTTTCTTGTTACTAGGATTCTGCAAAACAACATCTCTGTTAAGCAATTTTGTAGACAGCCAACACCAAAAGATGACAAAAAATAGCAGACAATGGAAGCAGTTCCATAATCCAACACAAACTATCTTGCAACTGTGAAGCAATATATCATGAAAGTTCACACAATTAGTTGACAGAAAACGCACACaatataataaagataataataagatGGAAACAAACCACAGAGGATTGAAATGCCAGTATCATGAACAGTAGAATAAAATCCAACAATAATTACAATAGTCATCAGCAGCTAGCAAAGGAACTAAAGAAACAAACATCTAAAACCTAAGGATATCATTTAAGAGGCACACCAGAAACCTGATAAGAAAATCATAACCATTTTCAACCTTTTAAATTCATATCCATCCCACCATTGCAAGGGCTTGGAAAGGGTTGAGTCTGCTATGTATCTAATACAAAACCTGTGACCTCCACGTCATACAACAGCAACTCTAACCATCACATCAACTCTCCCATTTCAAACTATCATTACATTACATTACATAATTCATACCATACTCCAATGCCAAAAATGCTTTtctattttaaacaaataaactcTAGTGACGCAATGAAGTGATTTGCATTTCTTATTTCAAAAAGTACATGAAACAGGTTACAGATAgataaatttgaaaacaaataatCAACTTTATTGACGCAATACTGTACAGAGCACAAATACATTCATCCATTCAAGAAGTTAAACCTAACCTAGCACCAAACCGCATTGTATTACGCAATAATCAGCAAAAACACACCACTGTGATTACAACAAACAATTACCTAATCAAATATCCATCACAAAATCAATCCGTATATAGTAGACAAGACAAGGATTTTCGCTCAATGcgaaaattaatttcaaacgagaaatgaagttaaaaaataaagatcGCAGAGAGAAATAGCAGCATTGAgtagaaatgaaaataaaaccTGAAGATTTTGCAGCTTGATGTATTCCCAAACTCTTTTAACAGCGTCGGTTCTGGAAACTTCAGGAGAACCGAGGAAATTTCCGAGTTCAGAAGAGACCGGAACCACCTTCTGTATGCCTACGTTACTCTTGCTCGCAACCGTTTTCTTCACGACCTTCGTGGAAGCAGCTCCGACTGACGCAGTAGCCTTCTTCGCCGCTCCCTTCGCAGCAGCCGCCATGAGCACTCTTCCGGCAAATGCTCCGAAAACCCTAGCTGATGCCATGATCGCTCTGAGAAAATGCTTTTCGTTTTCAAATACTAAAACCCTAGAGAGAGAGAGTTCAGGTTTTTGGTATTGGGTTCTCTTCCCGTTTGTTGAACTTCGATGTTCGCTTCGGAACGTTTAGTTATTGCAATTACGATCCACGTGGCGGTATCTTATTGGATTGAAGCGTACCGTGCTTGTAGGGCTTGTATGGCACCATAAACCCAATGCCTATAGTTATATAATTCCAATTTTGTAAATTACTCTTTCAATTAAGATTGATTTTCCCCTCCTTGGTTTCCCGCTTATTCGTCTCACAAGAGAGTTTTGGTTTGTATTGTCTGTTCTTTGGTTTGTTTTTTGGAAGAAAATGCTGCCAAAAATTTCTAACATTTCTCAGCAATATGTTACTATagtgttaaaaataaatgtatgtatgaatttaattttcacctcttgtttattaaaaataacatttctcaTTTATGGTTTGTTGTGTATCCTCATATCTTGAGAGAGGGGAATAAGGTGTCAAATTGGCGGGGTAAATTTTGTGTTTCTTTGAAAAATTCTTCCAACATTTGGATCTGTTATCCTCTTTTATTTCTTCTTCTATTTTTGGTGATGTCTTAGAGATCATTAGACTTAGTTGTTAGCTTGTTGCTTGTttgttttttctatttgataaaaaaaatcttcttTCAAAATGTACTCTTGAGAGATTTAACTAGAGTTTTCGTGATCTTTTAAccaacataattttatttgtcaaaaaataagacaattataaaaataaaattgatttgttaaaattaatttgattatatgtaAATTGAAGTGAACTTAATTATGTTTGGATGATATTACTCtgaaataaatttgatgtacaattgaaaataaattttttattcaatgttAAAACTGCCCTTTGTTATTTTTAGTTGAACCAATGTTTGAACACAAAATTTGTTTGAACAATAAGTCaatcaataactaaaatatGCACTTTTTACAAAACTACGTCAAATGAAATACAATGCAAATAGTTTGCTACTATTTGTTGTACCTGTTTT
This region of Cicer arietinum cultivar CDC Frontier isolate Library 1 chromosome 8, Cicar.CDCFrontier_v2.0, whole genome shotgun sequence genomic DNA includes:
- the LOC105852684 gene encoding protein FAR1-RELATED SEQUENCE 2-like, translating into MNCAASLYTVEGSFATYHVLEEVSIGDKPKEHVLKVVFNRENNDVNCECSLFEFRDILCCHVLSVCTQERVKNVSNKYILTRWKKNIKRKHSYIKSSYGVKELKPQMDRFDKLCKHFYEVAEVAAESEDATKALHEILHQFNSNVPTMDTTINKVKRSSIDASSPNNDNEIHSPLWVKRKGRPPSKRKIYVVEKIVKRSRNQSNQRDDREATFENNTEIMRKHNESNICIESSIEAIESNTLVGGNTSFLDLLSQFSTTM
- the LOC101496930 gene encoding protein FAR1-RELATED SEQUENCE 3-like, whose product is MDCGTIEDEGIRVDNLDDDDNACCWEPATGMCFSCLEEVKSFYEEYASRKGFGWKIRSSRKVQDGEPCYLILSCSREVNNCPAKIVIKLDKDGLWSEDQQDISISFKDAGGHENVPFCERDVGNYVNKERRAIGKEGDGKTLISYFCQMREQNSDFFYDIDLDDDFHVRNVFWADARSRAAYEYFGDVVTFDTNIFD
- the LOC101488707 gene encoding upstream activation factor subunit UAF30, producing the protein MASARVFGAFAGRVLMAAAAKGAAKKATASVGAASTKVVKKTVASKSNVGIQKVVPVSSELGNFLGSPEVSRTDAVKRVWEYIKLQNLQNPSNKKEIFCDEKLKTIFDGKDKVVFTEIARLLANHFVKSS